One window of Lacerta agilis isolate rLacAgi1 chromosome 14, rLacAgi1.pri, whole genome shotgun sequence genomic DNA carries:
- the LOC117057467 gene encoding olfactory receptor 11G2-like, producing MELANGSTVEEFILLGFQTGQQKRHLLLAIFAVLYILTLAENITIIMLVHADVQLARLPMYILLGNFSLLEICYVSTTVPHMLFDLAFPCGVISFHECFLQYYIFFSLGQTECFFLSAMALDRYLAICHPLRYPQMMSRDACYALVATCWVLGFLWHIVPVILISRLSFCGPNIIDHFMCDAGTILLLACPPIRNIPIIYQFSMDAVGILGNLFFVVLSYGAVILTLMKSSGQGSRIKAFSTISFHLVVVTLFYGTVAGMYVAPSGESQSQATKVVTLFYTAITPFLNPLIYCLRNDQVKEAVGRLQRRKMGLVKRKLTW from the coding sequence ATGGAGCTGGCCAACGGGAGCACAGTTGAGGAATTCATTTTGCTGGGTTTTCAAACTGGGCAGCAGAAGCGGCACTTGCTCCTTGCCATTTTTGCTGTGCTGTACATCCTCACTTTGGCTGAGAACATCACCATAATCATGCTGGTCCATGCAGATGTCCAATTGGCCCGGCTACCTATGTACATCCTATTGGGCAACTTCTCCTTGCTAGAGATATGCTACGTCTCCACCACTGTGCCCCATATGCTTTTTGATCTGGCATTCCCATGTGGCGTCATCTCCTTCCATGAGTGCTTCCTCCAATACTACATCTTCTTCTCTCTTGGCCAGACGGAGTGCTTCTTCCTGTCAGCCATGGCTTTGGATCGGTACTTGGCCATCTGCCACCCACTGCGTTACCCACAAATGATGTCCCGAGATGCCTGCTATGCCCTGGTGGCCACTTGTTGGGTTTTGGGCTTTCTATGGCACATTGTTCCAGTTATTTTGATCTCCAGGTTGTCCTTCTGTGGCCCCAACATCATAGACCACTTTATGTGTGATGCTGGGACAATTCTGCTACTGGCTTGCCCCCCAATCAGAAACATTCCCATCATCTACCAGTTTTCCATGGATGCTGTGGGTATTCTAGGCAACCTGTTCTTTGTTGTGCTATCCTATGGTGCTGTGATTCTCACGCTGATGAAATCTTCTGGACAAGGCAGTCGGATTAAAGCCTTCTCCACCATATCCTTCCACCTAGTGGTGGTCACCCTTTTCTATGGCACAGTGGCCGGGATGTATGTGGCTCCAAGTGGAGAAAGCCAATCACAGGCCACCAAAGTAGTAACGCTCTTCTATACAGCAATCACGCCATTTCTGAATCCTTTGATCTATTGTCTGAGGAATGATCAGGtgaaggaggcagtgggcagatTGCAGAGGAGGAAGATGGGACTGGTGAAGAGAAAGTTGACTTGgtaa
- the LOC117057468 gene encoding LOW QUALITY PROTEIN: olfactory receptor 11G2-like (The sequence of the model RefSeq protein was modified relative to this genomic sequence to represent the inferred CDS: deleted 1 base in 1 codon) produces the protein MEMANGTTIQEFILVGFGDGQQKRFLLLVFFTTLYILTLAENLMIITLVVLDTHLSRLPMYVLLSNFSWLEVCYVSVTVPRMLFDLASPHGGIIPFHDCLAQFYLFFSLGSTECFFLSVMALDRYLAICHPLRYPQIMSLDSCYALVATCWVLGFLWNVVPVSLISTLSFCGPNIIDNLLCDPGLIMSLACSPTGKCSFICQLSMTSGVLVNILFVVLSYGVVILTLVKASSRGNRKKAFSTISFHLIVVTLFYGSVAAVNLIPRGESQSDLNAAVTLFYTAVTPFLNPLIYCLRNDQVKEALGRLLRNTGKWRSRVVTE, from the exons ATGGAGATGGCCAATGGGACCACCATCCAGGAATTCATTTTGGTGGGCTTTGGAGATGGGCAACAGAAACGTTTCCTGCTTCTCGTCTTTTTCACCACCCTCTACATTCTCACTTTGGCCGAGAACCTCATGATTATCACACTGGTGGTCCTGGACACCCATTTATCCCGTCTTCCCATGTACGTGCTGCTGAGCAACTTCTCCTGGCTGGAAGTGTGTTATGTGAGTGTAACTGTGCCCCGGATGCTCTTTGACCTGGCATCCCCTCATGGAGGAATCATCCCCTTTCACGACTGTTTGGCTCAGTTctaccttttcttttctcttggaAGCACCGAATGCTTCTTCCTTTCAGTCATGGCCTTGGACCGCTACTTGGCCATCTGCCACCCACTGCGCTACCCACAAATCATGTCCCTGGATTCCTGCTATGCCCTTGTGGCTACTTGCTGGGTCCTTGGCTTCCTGTGGAATGTTGTCCCAGTGTCCTTGATCTCCACATTGTCCTTCTGTGGGCCAAACATCATTGATAATCTGCTGTGCGATCCTGGGCTGATTATGTCCCTGGCCTGTTCCCCCACtgggaaatgttcc ttcatctGTCAGCTTTCTATGACTTCTGGGGTTTTAGTCAATATCTTATTTGTTGTGCTCTCCTATGGTGTTGTGATTCTTACTCTGGTGAAAGCCTCTAGCCGGGGAAATCGTAAGAAGGCTTTCTCCACAATATCATTCCATCTAATTGTGGTGACACTTTTTTACGGGTCAGTAGCAGCCGTCAATTTAATTCCACGTGGAGAAAGCCAGTCAGATCTCAATGCAGCCGTGACGCTGTTCTACACCGCTGTTACCCCCTTTCTCAACCCACTGATCTACTGCCTGAGGAATGATCAGGTGAAAGAGGCACTGGGACGGTTGTTGAGGAACACAGGGAAATGGCGGAGCAGAGTTGTGACAGAgtga